From Pelosinus fermentans DSM 17108, the proteins below share one genomic window:
- a CDS encoding zinc-binding alcohol dehydrogenase family protein — MKRMKAIYLQSPGDIKVEEVAYPQRGENDVLIKTRSLGICGSDIGAYMGTNPLVSYPRIIGHEAAGEVAAVPEGETELAVGDHVVIEPYVYCGKCYPCQNNRTNCCENLTVRGVHIDGAMSEYFVHPRNLVHKVPKEIPWNLLAMVEPLTISMHAVKRSRVKAGEHVAITGSGPIGLLAAQYALTLNAIPIVVDPVEERLEFAKQLGVTYTVNPVKADAVNEIKAITNGRMAEVIIEASGNAAAVRSTIDYVSYAGRISLVGWPKSEIALPTALFTKKELDIVGSRNSFHAFPESVKLVGGHKVDVAAVITKTISFEEVPALVSDIAAHPGNYLKVVALL; from the coding sequence ATGAAAAGGATGAAAGCTATTTATTTGCAATCCCCCGGGGATATTAAAGTGGAAGAAGTCGCTTATCCACAGCGTGGAGAAAATGATGTTTTAATTAAGACACGGAGTTTGGGAATATGCGGTTCCGATATCGGTGCCTATATGGGGACCAATCCTCTTGTATCCTATCCTCGGATTATTGGACATGAGGCAGCTGGTGAAGTGGCAGCAGTGCCAGAAGGGGAAACGGAACTGGCGGTTGGTGATCATGTGGTCATTGAACCTTATGTATACTGTGGCAAGTGTTACCCTTGTCAAAACAATCGTACGAATTGCTGCGAAAATTTGACTGTTCGAGGGGTACACATTGACGGAGCCATGTCAGAGTATTTTGTTCATCCCAGGAATTTAGTGCATAAAGTACCCAAAGAAATTCCTTGGAATTTGCTGGCTATGGTTGAACCGTTAACCATTTCCATGCATGCTGTGAAACGTTCCCGGGTAAAAGCAGGAGAACATGTGGCGATTACTGGATCTGGTCCTATCGGCCTGTTAGCTGCGCAGTATGCATTAACCTTGAATGCAATACCGATTGTAGTAGACCCTGTAGAAGAACGATTGGAATTTGCCAAGCAGCTAGGCGTAACATATACTGTTAATCCAGTGAAAGCTGACGCTGTTAATGAAATCAAAGCAATTACAAATGGCAGAATGGCAGAGGTCATTATCGAAGCATCAGGCAATGCTGCAGCTGTTCGCAGCACTATTGATTATGTATCTTATGCTGGAAGAATTTCTCTTGTAGGCTGGCCGAAAAGTGAGATTGCTTTGCCTACCGCTTTATTCACCAAAAAAGAACTGGACATTGTTGGTTCAAGAAACAGCTTCCACGCTTTCCCTGAAAGTGTCAAACTGGTAGGCGGGCACAAAGTGGATGTTGCCGCTGTAATCACAAAAACCATCTCTTTTGAAGAGGTTCCTGCATTAGTCAGCGATATTGCAGCCCATCCTGGAAACTATCTCAAAGTAGTGGCTTTGCTATAG
- a CDS encoding UxaA family hydrolase: MSLLKIHEADNVAVTLDDVKKGEQLTVGSTAITALDDIDKGHKMALRDLKESEHIIKYGFPIGHVVRDVEAGSWVHAHNIKTNLGDMLEYTYEPDLPQEQFVTCNQTFKGYRREDGRVGVRNEIWIIPTVSCVNRAAQLLAEQGNEIAAANIDGVFEFTHPYGCSQLGEDHLTTQRILAALVNHPNAGGVLVLGLGCENNNIPEFKKILGDYDPGRVKFLAAQEVEDELAAGRELIEELIAYASQYKREECPVSELVVGLKCGGSDGFSGITGNPLVGAFSDKLIACGGSTVLTEVPEMFGAETILMKRAKDQAVFDKTVKLINDFKDYFMSYNQPIYENPSPGNKKGGISTLEEKSLGCTQKGGRSIVVDVLDYGESVTRKGLNLLNGPGNDAVAATALAAAGCHIVLFTTGRGTPLGTAVPTIKVATNSELFRRKANWMDFNAGKLLEGQSMQVVTDAFFSYIVEVSSGRLSKSESMGFREIAIFKNGVTL, encoded by the coding sequence ATGTCATTGTTAAAAATCCATGAGGCTGATAATGTAGCTGTTACTCTCGATGATGTAAAAAAAGGAGAGCAGCTTACAGTAGGATCTACTGCAATTACTGCTCTCGATGACATTGATAAAGGGCATAAAATGGCCTTGCGTGACTTAAAAGAAAGCGAGCATATCATAAAATATGGCTTTCCCATTGGACACGTAGTGAGAGATGTTGAGGCTGGCAGCTGGGTGCATGCTCATAATATTAAGACTAACCTTGGAGATATGCTGGAATACACCTATGAGCCGGATCTGCCTCAAGAACAGTTTGTTACTTGTAATCAAACCTTTAAGGGATACAGACGGGAAGACGGACGGGTTGGAGTCCGGAATGAGATCTGGATTATCCCTACGGTAAGCTGTGTGAATCGGGCGGCTCAATTGCTGGCTGAGCAGGGCAATGAAATTGCTGCTGCAAACATTGACGGTGTCTTTGAATTTACTCATCCTTATGGCTGTTCCCAGCTTGGTGAGGATCATCTGACAACCCAGCGTATATTGGCAGCTTTGGTCAATCACCCCAATGCTGGCGGTGTGCTGGTACTTGGACTCGGCTGTGAAAATAATAATATTCCAGAATTTAAAAAGATACTGGGAGATTATGATCCTGGGCGGGTTAAGTTTTTAGCAGCCCAAGAGGTGGAAGACGAACTTGCAGCTGGCAGAGAACTCATAGAAGAGTTAATTGCATATGCCAGCCAATACAAAAGAGAAGAGTGCCCTGTTTCTGAGCTGGTTGTAGGTTTAAAATGCGGCGGTTCTGATGGCTTTTCAGGTATTACCGGCAATCCATTGGTTGGAGCTTTTTCCGATAAGCTGATTGCCTGCGGCGGCAGCACCGTTTTGACGGAAGTGCCGGAGATGTTTGGTGCTGAAACGATTTTGATGAAACGAGCTAAAGATCAAGCAGTATTTGATAAAACGGTGAAGCTGATCAATGATTTTAAGGACTACTTTATGTCATATAATCAGCCCATTTATGAAAATCCATCCCCCGGTAATAAAAAAGGCGGCATTTCCACCCTGGAAGAAAAATCACTAGGCTGCACGCAAAAAGGCGGCCGCAGCATTGTTGTGGATGTACTGGACTATGGTGAATCCGTAACACGCAAGGGACTGAACCTTTTAAATGGACCAGGCAATGATGCTGTAGCGGCAACGGCCCTGGCAGCTGCCGGCTGTCATATCGTTTTGTTTACTACTGGACGTGGTACACCTCTGGGTACGGCAGTACCGACCATAAAAGTAGCTACGAATAGTGAGCTGTTTAGACGCAAAGCCAATTGGATGGATTTTAATGCCGGAAAATTGCTGGAAGGTCAATCGATGCAGGTTGTGACAGATGCGTTTTTCTCCTATATCGTAGAAGTTTCTTCAGGGCGGCTGTCTAAATCAGAAAGTATGGGTTTTAGGGAGATTGCCATCTTTAAAAATGGCGTGACCTTATAA